One segment of Rhipicephalus sanguineus isolate Rsan-2018 chromosome 6, BIME_Rsan_1.4, whole genome shotgun sequence DNA contains the following:
- the LOC119396378 gene encoding vacuolar protein sorting-associated protein VTA1 homolog, protein MAAAPLPQVPEKLKAVVPYVKIAAEHDSRDPIIAYWCRLYALQTGMKVDRSSSESRGFLMAYMDWLEKEKAKRKDEEAITSDVVAQAHIETRALKLFLWADGEDRAARFNKNVIKAFYTAAYLFDVLTTFGELTDEVSNHRKYARWKAAYIHRCLKNGEVPVPGPLKGEDEGFEEDAGAVGGNPSPSNGPSGAEGGSDAFLPLVPGFPHGGATASGMSQPGPSSDRSSYGDHQPMPSSLPVPTPGSQAPPSTPSGSTQPLPSVAPIDDIRAANGVALNTEDFMKAQKYCKFAGSALQYEDVPTAIENLQKALRLLTTGSEGP, encoded by the exons ATGGCGGCCGCTCCGCTACCGCAGGTGCCCGAGAAATTAAAGGCGGTTGTTCCTTACGTAAAAATAGCAGCCGAGCATGACTCCAGAGACCCGATCATCGCCTACTGGT GCCGACTCTACGCGCTCCAGACTGGCATGAAGGTTGACAGGTCTTCCTCCGAAAGCAGGGGATTCCTCATGGCCTACATGGATTGGCTAGAGAAG GAAAAAGCCAAGAGGAAAGATGAAGAAGCGATCACAAGCGACGTCGTAGCCCAGGCACACATTGAGACTAGAGCGTTGAAACTGTTTCTTTGGGCTGACGGCGAGGACAGAGCGGCACGCTTTAACAA GAATGTCATCAAGGCGTTCTACACAGCTGCATACCTCTTCGATGTGCTCACAACGTTCGGAGAACTGACAGATGAG GTTTCCAACCACCGGAAGTATGCCAGATGGAAGGCGGCGTACATTCACCGATGCCTCAAGAATGGTGAGGTACCAGTTCCAGGACCTCTCAAGGGTGAAGACGAAGGATTCGAGGAGGACGCTGGTG CTGTCGGCGGAAACCCAAGCCCTTCAAACGGACCGAGTGGAGCAGAGGGAGGCAGCGATGCCTTTCTGCCACTCGTGCCTGGTTTCCCGCACGGTGGCGCCACTGCATCCGGGATGTCGCAGCCGGGCCCCAGCAGCGATCGATCGTCTTACGGGGACCACCAGCCCATGCCGTCGTCCCTTCCCGTTCCTACCCCGGGCTCTCAGGCACCCCCTTCCACACCCAGCGGTTCCACACAGCCTTTGCCTTCGGTGGCTCCGATTGACGACATTCGGGCTGCGA aCGGCGTGGCTTTAAACACTGAAGACTTCATGAAAGCCCAGAAGTACTGCAAGTTTGCCGGCAGCGCGCTGCAGTACGAAGACGTTCCGACGGCCATAGAAAACCTGCAGAAGGCACTCAGGTTGCTCACCACAGGCTCGGAGGGACCCTGA